The Xanthocytophaga agilis genome has a window encoding:
- a CDS encoding leucine-rich repeat domain-containing protein — MSKNQLTALPDSIGQLIGLQELHLDRNQLMVLPPAIQKLKDLYSLNVEKNQLSELPEWMSSLQSLRQLILADNKLTILPEWIGQLTLLTKLNISKNNFTLLPNSIGNLIQLMQLYLGSNQLIELPDSIGEFTHLTYFSIYKNQLTQLPESIGKLTELTELNISNNELTCLPESIGSLKSLNYLNISKNQLTTFPESIGNLTYLWHLNASENNLTILPESIGQLKRLKGLDLSKNKLTVLPDLPGILNGLKKLDLSDNQLTELPAWLGKQKRLTDLDVSGNPLSTEMQQQLKAWLPKYKITF; from the coding sequence TTGTCAAAAAATCAACTTACAGCCCTTCCTGATTCAATAGGGCAGCTTATAGGACTGCAAGAACTACACCTGGATAGGAATCAGCTTATGGTACTTCCTCCTGCAATTCAAAAGCTAAAGGATCTATACTCTTTAAATGTAGAGAAAAATCAGCTGAGCGAACTTCCTGAATGGATGAGTAGTTTGCAAAGTCTAAGGCAACTGATTCTGGCTGATAATAAACTTACTATACTGCCTGAATGGATAGGGCAGCTAACTTTGTTAACCAAATTAAATATCTCCAAAAATAATTTTACTCTACTTCCTAATTCCATTGGCAATCTTATACAGTTAATGCAGTTGTACCTAGGGAGTAATCAGTTAATAGAACTTCCTGATTCAATAGGAGAATTTACTCATCTAACCTATTTTTCTATATACAAAAATCAGCTTACTCAACTGCCAGAATCCATCGGAAAGTTAACCGAATTGACAGAATTAAACATTTCCAATAATGAACTTACCTGTCTTCCGGAGTCTATTGGTAGCCTGAAAAGTCTGAACTATTTAAACATTTCCAAAAATCAGCTTACTACCTTTCCTGAGTCTATTGGAAATCTTACCTATTTATGGCATTTGAATGCTTCTGAAAATAACCTCACAATCCTTCCTGAATCGATTGGACAGCTTAAAAGATTAAAAGGCCTGGATTTGTCAAAAAATAAACTGACTGTACTGCCCGATTTGCCAGGAATACTGAATGGATTGAAAAAACTGGACCTATCAGACAATCAGCTTACTGAGCTTCCCGCATGGCTGGGAAAACAAAAACGGTTAACCGATTTGGATGTATCAGGCAATCCACTCTCTACAGAGATGCAACAACAACTCAAAGCATGGTTACCTAAATATAAAATTACTTTCTGA
- a CDS encoding ligand-binding sensor domain-containing protein, translating to MKKYFSKLQAFTFLTILLMSNHCLGQAQANMPKKKESESNTLSVNSQKFIKTQSLNKGDNVHCSLQDKAGNLWFGTTADGIYKYDGNFFTHFTMANGLNSNTVWCMLKDKSDKIWIGTSDGICLYNNNKFTKIQIALPTDMLSSKYDVWSIMQDKSGKLWFATGAGVYVYDGKSFVSFTVTEDVKDCSFKIEKILEDKAGNFWFGGRCNPGVYCYDGKTITHLKPNGDDWVWPVLQDKKGNIWFSSWKGAYRYDGKSFRIFTKNDGLADNVVTRIMEDKKGNLWFGGGLSRYDGKSFTRFTTEDGITNSGIWTILEDNSGNFWIGTNETGLYRYDGKTFTKFSK from the coding sequence ATGAAAAAATACTTCTCGAAACTCCAGGCTTTTACTTTCCTAACCATATTACTTATGAGCAATCACTGCTTAGGACAAGCTCAAGCAAACATGCCCAAGAAAAAAGAAAGTGAATCCAACACACTATCTGTCAACAGCCAAAAATTTATAAAAACTCAGAGCCTGAATAAAGGTGATAATGTTCATTGTAGCCTGCAAGACAAAGCGGGTAATCTTTGGTTTGGCACCACAGCCGATGGTATTTATAAATATGACGGAAATTTTTTCACCCATTTCACGATGGCAAATGGACTGAACAGCAATACGGTTTGGTGTATGTTGAAAGATAAAAGCGATAAGATTTGGATAGGCACCTCCGATGGTATTTGTCTTTACAATAACAATAAATTTACTAAAATTCAAATCGCTCTACCAACTGATATGCTAAGTAGTAAATATGATGTATGGAGTATTATGCAGGACAAGAGTGGAAAACTATGGTTTGCAACAGGTGCTGGTGTTTATGTATATGATGGAAAATCATTCGTTTCGTTTACTGTTACCGAAGATGTAAAAGATTGTAGTTTTAAAATAGAAAAGATTTTAGAAGATAAAGCTGGTAACTTCTGGTTTGGTGGGCGTTGTAATCCAGGCGTATATTGCTACGATGGAAAGACCATAACCCATCTTAAACCAAATGGCGATGATTGGGTTTGGCCCGTTTTGCAGGACAAAAAAGGAAATATATGGTTCAGTAGTTGGAAAGGAGCCTACCGTTATGATGGCAAATCATTTAGGATCTTTACAAAAAATGATGGCTTAGCTGATAATGTTGTTACTCGAATTATGGAGGATAAGAAAGGAAACCTTTGGTTTGGTGGTGGACTTAGCCGTTACGATGGTAAATCTTTCACCCGTTTTACAACAGAAGATGGGATAACGAATAGTGGTATCTGGACAATTTTGGAAGATAATTCTGGAAATTTTTGGATAGGCACAAATGAAACAGGTTTGTACCGCTACGACGGAAAAACATTTACTAAATTTTCGAAATAA
- a CDS encoding glycoside hydrolase family 2 protein translates to MKRIFFTLCLLHFQVAVVLAQSGNWKVVEGKITTPWAEKVNSSTPLSEYPRPQMTRNSWLNLNGLWDYSLQPKGQAENLPTAFSGQILVPYAIESALSGVGKTVGKDSVLWYHRTVSVPANLRKGTVLLHFGAVDWQTDVYVNGKKAGTHQGGYDPFSFDITALLAKGNQQQITIRVWDPTSDGPQPRGKQIKNPHGIWYTPVTGIWQTVWLEAVPNSYIISTRHTANIDQQTLIVKAQLQKAQPNDKVRVIAYDGKQSVAQQEVAAGTDAVLKLSNPKLWSPDSPFLYDMTVALIRGGKVVDEVKTYFAMRKISMQTASQNVHRMLLNNQFLFQYGPLDQGWWPDGLYTAPTDEALKFDIEKTKEMGFNMIRKHVKVEPARWYYYCDKLGMLVWQDMPSGDMGNEWDSRPGIVGRATEKERTADSEKIYRTEWKAIMDATYNFPSIVVWVPFNEAWGQFKTVEISQWTQEYDPSRLINSASGGNFYDAGHILDLHNYPEPAMPRPDLFGAKQIIVLGEFGGLGLPLEGHTWQKKDNWGYQTFKNKEEMFDKYKSFIESLEKLIGQGLSAAVYTQTTDVEVETNGLMTYDRKVIKMPEAQLKQIHSKLYNPSLGKIKP, encoded by the coding sequence ATGAAACGAATATTTTTTACTCTTTGTCTACTGCATTTTCAGGTAGCCGTTGTGCTTGCACAATCAGGTAACTGGAAAGTAGTAGAAGGTAAGATCACTACTCCCTGGGCAGAAAAAGTAAACTCTTCTACTCCTTTGTCAGAGTATCCCCGCCCTCAGATGACTCGTAACAGCTGGCTCAATTTAAATGGCTTATGGGACTATTCCCTTCAACCTAAAGGGCAGGCAGAAAATTTACCTACCGCCTTTTCCGGTCAAATCCTGGTGCCTTATGCAATTGAATCTGCTTTGTCTGGGGTAGGTAAAACAGTTGGAAAAGATAGTGTGCTCTGGTATCATCGTACGGTATCTGTCCCAGCTAATCTCCGAAAAGGCACAGTATTACTGCATTTTGGAGCGGTAGACTGGCAAACCGATGTATATGTAAATGGTAAAAAAGCAGGTACCCATCAGGGAGGCTATGATCCGTTCTCCTTTGATATTACCGCTCTGCTTGCCAAAGGTAACCAACAGCAGATCACGATTCGGGTTTGGGATCCTACCAGCGACGGGCCACAACCCAGAGGTAAGCAGATAAAAAATCCGCATGGTATCTGGTATACACCTGTAACCGGTATATGGCAGACAGTATGGCTGGAAGCTGTTCCCAACTCGTATATTATATCAACTCGTCATACAGCCAATATTGACCAGCAAACACTTATAGTTAAAGCTCAACTGCAAAAGGCACAGCCCAATGATAAGGTGCGTGTAATAGCCTATGATGGCAAGCAATCTGTTGCTCAACAGGAGGTCGCGGCAGGAACCGATGCAGTACTAAAACTGAGCAATCCCAAACTGTGGTCTCCTGATAGCCCTTTCTTATATGATATGACAGTGGCGCTGATCCGGGGAGGCAAGGTAGTGGATGAAGTGAAAACCTATTTTGCCATGCGGAAAATCTCCATGCAAACAGCTAGTCAGAATGTACACAGAATGCTGCTTAATAATCAGTTTCTGTTTCAGTATGGACCGCTAGACCAGGGATGGTGGCCGGATGGCTTATATACAGCACCTACAGATGAAGCGCTTAAGTTTGACATTGAAAAGACCAAAGAGATGGGTTTCAACATGATCCGTAAACATGTGAAAGTGGAGCCTGCCCGCTGGTATTACTATTGTGATAAATTGGGTATGCTTGTATGGCAGGATATGCCTAGCGGAGACATGGGCAATGAATGGGATTCCAGACCAGGGATTGTAGGTCGGGCTACAGAGAAGGAGCGTACAGCCGATTCGGAAAAAATTTACCGTACAGAATGGAAAGCTATCATGGATGCTACCTATAACTTCCCTTCTATTGTAGTATGGGTACCCTTTAACGAAGCCTGGGGACAGTTCAAGACAGTAGAGATCAGCCAATGGACACAAGAATATGATCCTTCCCGCCTTATAAATAGTGCCAGTGGAGGCAACTTCTACGATGCAGGCCATATTCTCGACTTGCACAACTATCCTGAGCCTGCAATGCCTCGTCCGGATTTGTTTGGAGCCAAACAGATAATTGTATTGGGAGAGTTTGGTGGTTTGGGTCTACCACTGGAAGGTCATACCTGGCAAAAGAAAGATAACTGGGGTTACCAAACCTTTAAAAACAAGGAGGAAATGTTTGATAAGTACAAGTCCTTTATTGAAAGCCTGGAAAAGCTGATTGGACAAGGGTTATCAGCAGCCGTATATACCCAGACCACTGATGTAGAAGTAGAAACCAATGGTTTGATGACCTATGACCGGAAAGTGATAAAAATGCCAGAAGCTCAGTTGAAACAAATACATAGTAAACTCTATAACCCTTCACTGGGAAAAATTAAACCCTAG
- a CDS encoding alkaline phosphatase — protein sequence MKIRFFSTLLVTIPFLTLCPSFAQKNAKSKHPKNVILLIGDGMGTAQIYAGLTANKGSLNLERFPYVGFHKNQSADDYVTDSGAGATALAIGYKANNGAIGVDSTNQARPTILEIAEHNKLSTGLVVTCSMTHATPASFIAHQPKRTMVEEIAADFLKTDVDVFIGGGRKHFTQRADGKNLVDSLRAKNYQIASSLPEVTKTTSGKLAGFLADEELPKFSEGRGDQLLQSTQTALQLLTQNKKGFFLMVEGSQIDWGGHANDTQYIVNEMLDFDKVIGAVLDFAQKDGNTLVIVTADHETGGFALVGGDMKTGKVEGQFVTKHHTGVMIPVFAYGPGSEAFSGIYPNTKIFDKMLNAFGFKAY from the coding sequence ATGAAGATACGTTTTTTCTCAACCCTACTAGTTACTATCCCGTTTCTTACTCTTTGTCCTTCTTTTGCTCAAAAAAATGCGAAGTCCAAACACCCTAAGAATGTTATTCTGCTGATTGGGGATGGCATGGGAACTGCACAGATTTATGCTGGCCTTACGGCCAACAAAGGTTCTTTGAATCTGGAACGATTCCCCTATGTAGGCTTTCATAAAAACCAGTCTGCCGATGATTATGTAACCGACTCAGGGGCAGGGGCAACTGCATTAGCTATTGGCTATAAAGCCAATAACGGAGCTATTGGAGTCGATTCTACCAATCAGGCCCGGCCTACCATACTGGAAATTGCGGAACATAATAAGTTGTCGACAGGACTGGTGGTAACCTGCTCAATGACACATGCCACACCAGCTTCTTTTATTGCCCATCAGCCGAAGCGGACTATGGTAGAAGAAATTGCTGCTGATTTCTTGAAAACAGATGTAGATGTATTCATTGGTGGTGGCCGAAAACATTTTACTCAAAGGGCAGATGGAAAGAACCTGGTAGATAGTCTTCGGGCCAAAAATTACCAGATTGCCAGTTCACTTCCTGAGGTGACCAAAACTACATCGGGCAAGCTGGCAGGTTTTCTGGCAGATGAAGAATTGCCTAAATTTTCAGAAGGCAGAGGCGACCAGTTGCTTCAATCTACCCAAACAGCTCTTCAACTGCTGACTCAGAACAAAAAAGGGTTCTTTCTGATGGTAGAAGGATCTCAGATTGACTGGGGCGGACATGCCAATGATACTCAGTATATCGTTAATGAAATGCTTGATTTTGATAAGGTAATCGGAGCAGTATTGGATTTTGCTCAGAAAGATGGCAATACCCTGGTAATTGTTACAGCCGATCATGAGACAGGTGGTTTTGCACTGGTAGGGGGTGATATGAAAACCGGGAAGGTAGAAGGTCAGTTTGTGACCAAACACCATACTGGCGTGATGATTCCTGTATTTGCCTATGGACCAGGATCTGAAGCATTTTCGGGAATCTATCCGAATACGAAGATTTTTGATAAGATGCTAAATGCTTTTGGGTTCAAAGCTTACTAA
- a CDS encoding DUF1761 domain-containing protein yields MLHVLTDISWLSVLLAFIIYFILGSLWFTVFFPKLYKISLGKENDTTQSTDPIFFVGPALCCLVITIASALLVYALHIETYQSAFQFAVIVGVGYLFSNTVNIAINPNIPRPILYGLISGSYHLVGIIIVSLILLVMK; encoded by the coding sequence ATGTTACATGTACTAACAGATATTTCCTGGTTGAGTGTTCTACTTGCATTTATTATCTATTTCATTCTGGGTTCACTATGGTTTACTGTCTTTTTTCCTAAACTATATAAGATTTCACTGGGTAAAGAAAACGATACAACACAAAGCACAGACCCTATTTTCTTTGTAGGGCCGGCCTTGTGTTGTCTGGTTATTACCATTGCCAGTGCGCTGTTAGTATATGCTTTGCATATCGAAACCTATCAAAGCGCTTTCCAGTTTGCTGTCATTGTTGGAGTGGGCTATCTGTTTTCCAATACTGTTAACATTGCCATCAATCCCAACATACCTCGTCCCATTCTGTATGGACTAATTAGTGGGAGCTACCATCTAGTCGGGATTATAATTGTAAGTCTCATTCTGCTTGTTATGAAATAG
- a CDS encoding immunity 53 family protein encodes MNVLKWLEDWYANECNGDWEHTFGIKIETLDNPGWIIKIDLEETSLGDVVIPYQYFEKEEGDFYGFKIENKQYNAFGDPSKLEFLLLNFQKIVEDTIRDPEM; translated from the coding sequence ATGAATGTTTTAAAATGGCTTGAGGACTGGTATGCTAATGAATGTAATGGGGATTGGGAGCATACCTTTGGAATTAAAATTGAGACACTGGATAATCCGGGATGGATTATTAAAATAGATTTAGAAGAAACATCTTTAGGAGATGTAGTCATTCCTTATCAATACTTTGAAAAAGAGGAAGGTGATTTCTATGGTTTTAAGATAGAGAATAAGCAATATAATGCATTTGGCGATCCATCCAAACTAGAGTTTCTATTACTTAATTTTCAAAAGATTGTTGAGGATACTATAAGAGACCCTGAGATGTAA
- a CDS encoding YafY family protein — protein sequence MESTDTKRIARLTAILTQLQTKRLLTASELALKFSVSVRTIYRDIRTLEKAGVPILTEEGKGYMLMEHYRLPPVMFSENEANALILAQQLVLKTKDASFINDYSEAVEKIKAVLKHNLKDKANLLTQRTHTPQLKAIERTSNNLSALQFALTNFYLVKIDYINEEDTTSSRTIEPFALLSTENWLLVAWCRLRSDFRYFRLDRIQKLEILTEKFTPHTMTLQEFFDRYH from the coding sequence ATGGAAAGCACCGATACAAAACGAATTGCACGGTTAACTGCCATTCTTACTCAGTTGCAGACGAAACGACTTTTAACAGCATCCGAACTGGCACTGAAATTTTCAGTCAGTGTAAGAACGATTTATCGAGATATTCGGACGTTGGAAAAAGCGGGAGTACCTATTTTAACCGAAGAAGGCAAAGGATATATGCTTATGGAACATTACAGGCTTCCTCCTGTAATGTTTAGTGAAAATGAGGCAAATGCACTTATTCTTGCTCAGCAATTAGTTCTGAAAACAAAAGATGCTTCGTTCATCAACGATTATTCAGAAGCTGTTGAAAAAATTAAGGCAGTATTAAAACATAACCTGAAAGACAAAGCAAATTTACTGACTCAGCGTACACATACTCCCCAACTCAAGGCTATTGAAAGAACAAGTAATAATCTGTCTGCCTTGCAATTTGCCTTGACCAATTTTTATCTGGTAAAGATAGACTATATAAATGAAGAGGATACAACCTCAAGCCGAACCATTGAACCCTTCGCTTTATTAAGTACTGAAAACTGGTTGCTGGTTGCCTGGTGTCGTTTGCGTAGTGATTTTAGGTACTTTCGTCTTGACAGAATACAAAAGCTGGAAATACTCACCGAAAAGTTTACTCCTCATACGATGACTTTGCAAGAGTTTTTTGACCGATATCATTAG
- a CDS encoding dihydrofolate reductase family protein, with protein sequence MRKIIAAINMTIDGFCDHTASEPDEEIHQHYQELLTDSGVILYGRITYQLMKFWQDLVKSPSGEKSMDDFASAIDKIPKIVFSHTLKETEWDSAQLASQPIEEVALALKQQSDGDILVGSRSLIIQLMKLNLIDEYQLCIHPVVAGGGLPLFENVNNSTIFNLIKTKTFGGGAVLLYYTRKK encoded by the coding sequence ATGAGAAAGATAATTGCAGCAATCAATATGACAATTGATGGATTTTGTGATCATACAGCATCAGAGCCAGATGAAGAAATACATCAACATTATCAGGAACTGTTAACCGACTCAGGTGTGATTCTATATGGCAGAATAACGTATCAACTGATGAAATTCTGGCAAGATCTGGTAAAAAGTCCTTCCGGTGAAAAATCAATGGACGACTTTGCTTCGGCGATAGACAAAATTCCAAAAATCGTCTTTTCACATACGCTCAAAGAAACCGAATGGGATAGTGCCCAACTAGCCAGTCAGCCTATTGAAGAAGTTGCGTTAGCCCTCAAACAACAATCAGATGGGGACATTTTAGTGGGTAGCCGGAGTTTGATTATACAGCTCATGAAACTGAATCTGATTGATGAATACCAACTGTGTATTCATCCGGTTGTGGCAGGAGGCGGTTTGCCATTATTTGAAAATGTAAACAACAGCACTATTTTTAACCTCATCAAGACTAAAACCTTTGGTGGTGGAGCTGTACTACTTTACTATACCCGCAAAAAATGA
- a CDS encoding aldo/keto reductase codes for MPIRRLGTSGLEVSAIGLGCMGLSFGYGPETSKEDAIKLLRKAFELGVTFFDTAEAYGPFVNEALLGEALAPFRDQVVIATKFGFKNGKTDLGLDSSPQNIRNVTEAALKRLKIDRIDLLYQHRVDPIVPIEDVAGTVKELIKEGKVKYFGMSEAGVESIRRAHAVQPVTALQSEYSLWWREPEKEILPTLEELGIGFVPFSPLGRGFLTGTINANTNTKFDPTDFRNIVPRFNEENRKANQIVVEKLTEFAKKKQVTPAQIALAWVLAQKPWIVPIPGTTKIHRLEENLKASQIILTKEDLQEIEDVFSTIQVQGARYPQHLQQRVGK; via the coding sequence TTGCCAATACGTAGATTAGGAACCAGCGGACTGGAAGTCTCCGCAATCGGTTTGGGTTGTATGGGGTTAAGCTTTGGATATGGCCCTGAAACAAGTAAAGAAGATGCTATCAAATTACTACGCAAGGCGTTCGAACTGGGTGTTACTTTTTTCGATACTGCCGAAGCCTATGGCCCCTTTGTAAATGAAGCGCTTTTAGGCGAGGCACTGGCACCGTTTCGGGATCAGGTGGTGATTGCAACCAAATTCGGATTCAAGAATGGAAAAACGGATTTGGGCCTGGACAGTAGCCCACAGAACATCCGGAATGTGACAGAGGCAGCGCTCAAACGATTAAAAATAGACCGGATTGACCTTTTGTATCAACATCGTGTAGATCCGATTGTACCCATAGAGGATGTAGCCGGAACAGTGAAGGAGCTGATCAAAGAAGGAAAAGTAAAATATTTTGGTATGTCTGAAGCAGGGGTAGAAAGCATCCGCAGAGCACATGCCGTACAACCTGTGACAGCTCTGCAAAGTGAATATTCTCTCTGGTGGAGAGAACCTGAAAAAGAAATATTGCCTACGCTGGAAGAGCTAGGGATCGGTTTTGTTCCCTTTAGTCCGCTTGGCAGAGGCTTTCTCACAGGTACCATCAATGCAAACACAAACACCAAATTTGACCCAACGGATTTTCGCAATATAGTGCCCCGATTCAATGAGGAAAATCGAAAAGCCAATCAGATTGTGGTAGAGAAGCTGACGGAGTTTGCCAAAAAGAAACAGGTCACTCCTGCACAGATAGCTCTGGCTTGGGTGCTGGCTCAAAAGCCCTGGATTGTTCCGATCCCTGGTACTACCAAAATTCATCGGTTGGAAGAAAACCTGAAGGCTTCGCAGATAATTTTAACTAAAGAGGATCTACAGGAGATTGAGGATGTATTTTCAACTATACAGGTACAGGGAGCCAGATATCCTCAACACTTACAACAAAGAGTCGGTAAGTGA
- a CDS encoding Gfo/Idh/MocA family protein has protein sequence MKYVLIILFSAMVVIEATAQNPVRLAIAGLSHGHVDWAFNRQSKNDTKIVGIYEPNPNLVSRYMTRYKLDKSLFFDDLTKMLDQTKPEAVSAFGAISDHIVVVRACAPRKIHVMVEKPLATTLADAKEIQSLAEKNNIKVLTNFETSWYASNQYVNDLYQAGKLGEIRKVMVNDGHQGPKEIGVSKEFFDILTDPAKNGAGALFDFGCYGANLMTWLLKGEKPVSVTAVTHQNKPNAYEKVDDEATIILQYAKSQCIIQASWNWTFSRKDMEVYGTMGYAVAVDPVTIRERLQEKAPEERKKIEPRPAPFTDPFSVLADVVRGRLKLDKNDLYELPVNVTVVEILEAAKNSAQSGKTVLLK, from the coding sequence ATGAAGTATGTATTGATTATTCTTTTTTCAGCTATGGTTGTCATAGAAGCTACTGCACAAAACCCTGTTCGTTTGGCTATTGCCGGATTAAGTCATGGGCACGTGGATTGGGCATTTAATCGTCAGAGTAAAAATGATACGAAAATTGTAGGTATCTACGAGCCCAATCCCAACCTGGTTAGTCGCTATATGACTCGGTACAAGCTTGATAAGAGTCTGTTTTTTGATGATCTGACTAAAATGCTGGACCAGACAAAGCCAGAAGCTGTGTCAGCTTTCGGTGCCATTAGTGATCACATTGTGGTTGTACGTGCCTGTGCTCCCAGAAAAATCCATGTAATGGTTGAAAAGCCGTTGGCAACTACTTTGGCAGATGCAAAGGAAATTCAAAGTCTGGCAGAGAAAAACAATATTAAAGTGCTGACCAACTTTGAAACTTCCTGGTATGCCAGCAACCAATATGTCAACGATTTGTACCAGGCAGGAAAACTAGGGGAAATCCGAAAAGTAATGGTCAATGACGGACATCAGGGGCCTAAGGAGATTGGAGTGAGTAAGGAGTTTTTTGATATTCTAACCGATCCTGCTAAAAATGGGGCAGGTGCTTTGTTTGATTTTGGTTGTTATGGAGCCAATCTGATGACCTGGTTGCTAAAAGGGGAGAAGCCTGTTTCTGTGACAGCTGTTACTCACCAGAACAAACCCAACGCTTATGAGAAAGTAGATGATGAGGCTACCATTATTTTACAATATGCCAAATCCCAATGTATTATCCAGGCATCCTGGAACTGGACTTTCTCACGTAAGGATATGGAAGTATATGGAACGATGGGGTATGCAGTGGCAGTAGATCCTGTAACGATCAGAGAACGTTTGCAGGAAAAAGCACCTGAAGAAAGAAAGAAAATAGAACCCCGTCCGGCTCCATTCACAGATCCTTTCTCTGTTTTGGCAGATGTAGTACGAGGCAGATTAAAACTGGACAAAAATGATTTGTACGAATTGCCTGTCAATGTAACGGTAGTTGAAATCCTGGAAGCTGCTAAAAATTCTGCCCAGTCAGGAAAGACTGTTTTGTTGAAATAA
- a CDS encoding dihydrofolate reductase family protein has protein sequence MRKIISFMHISLDGFVAGPNGEMNWIKVDEEIFDYVGKRIGEGDTALYGRVTYEMMESYWPTAGDKPDASKHDIEHAKWYNQARKVVLSKTMKDTDLTNTKVISDNLANEIHKLKQSSNGESADILVFGSPTATHALIQENLLDGYWLFVNPVILGQGIPLFTGIKDKVNLKLLTTHRFGCGVTELNYIVERQ, from the coding sequence ATGAGAAAGATTATTTCATTTATGCACATATCACTTGACGGTTTTGTAGCAGGACCAAACGGAGAGATGAACTGGATTAAGGTTGATGAAGAAATTTTTGATTATGTCGGGAAGCGGATAGGTGAAGGCGATACTGCCTTATATGGACGGGTAACGTATGAGATGATGGAAAGTTACTGGCCAACTGCAGGAGACAAGCCAGATGCATCTAAACACGATATTGAACATGCAAAGTGGTATAACCAAGCTCGCAAGGTTGTTTTATCAAAAACAATGAAAGACACCGATTTGACGAATACAAAAGTTATTAGTGATAACCTTGCGAACGAAATACATAAACTAAAACAATCCAGCAATGGTGAAAGTGCAGACATACTGGTTTTTGGCAGTCCGACAGCCACACATGCGCTTATTCAGGAGAACTTACTTGACGGCTACTGGCTATTTGTGAATCCTGTTATTCTTGGACAAGGTATTCCACTGTTTACCGGTATCAAAGACAAAGTAAACCTGAAATTATTAACTACTCATCGCTTTGGCTGTGGAGTAACGGAACTAAATTACATAGTAGAGAGACAATAA